In Phalacrocorax aristotelis chromosome 25, bGulAri2.1, whole genome shotgun sequence, the following proteins share a genomic window:
- the LOC142048326 gene encoding CD48 antigen-like isoform X2, giving the protein MAACLTAAFLFLLFIVQAREQRIPSSEAVGAVGGVAYLSPRLQKHMPYNQIHWRCNNTVRIATWSKESNNTSEERMALFPNGTLKISDLQKNDSNVYQVYQEGSKGQEDIENIFLTVYELVPKPTVNAKVIREDTEHCKATLECSVELEGVTYEWIPPTKLPLEGVRSSKQHVSFSPLMETYICRVSNPVSSNNASLTYKHPCSWTGESSVASSRRAVSVLLALGHLLFLLTLA; this is encoded by the exons ATGGCGGCGTGTCTTACAGCGGcgttcctcttcctcctcttcatcgtGCAAG CCCGGGAGCAGCGCATCCCGTCATCGGAGGCGGTTGGGGCCGTTGGTGGGGTGGCATATCTCAGTCCCAGGCTGCAAAAGCACATGCCCTACAACCAAATCCACTGGCGTTGCAACAACACTGTACGGATCGCCACCTGGAGTAAGGAGAGCAACAACACCAGCGAGGAACGCATGGCACTCTTCCCTAATGGAACACTAAAAATCAGCGATCTGCAGAAAAATGACAGCAACGTGTACCAGGTGTACCAGGAGGGCAGCAAGGGCCAGGAGGACATTGAAAACATCTTCCTGACGGTGTATG AGCTGGTCCCAAAGCCCACTGTGAATGCCAAAGTGATCAGGGAAGACACGGAGCACTGCAAAGCCACCCTGGAGTGCTCGGTGGAGCTCGAAGGGGTGACCTACGAGTGGATCCCACCCACCAAGCTCCCGCTGGAGGGTGTGCGTTCCTCTAAGCAACATGTGTCCTTCAGCCCCTTGATGGAAACCTACATCTGCAGAGTCAGCAACCCTGTTTCCTCCAACAACGCTTCGCTGACCTACAAGCACCCCTGCTCCTGGACAG GTGAGTCCTCCGTTGCTTCATCCCGCAGAGCTGTCAGTGTGCTGCTGGCCCTGGgacacctcctcttcctcctcactctAGCTTAA
- the LOC142048326 gene encoding CD48 antigen-like isoform X5, whose translation MAACLTAAFLFLLFIVQAAREQRIPSSEAVGAVGGVAYLSPRLQKHMPYNQIHWRCNNTVRIATWSKESNNTSEERMALFPNGTLKISDLQKNDSNVYQVYQEGSKGQEDIENIFLTVYELVPKPTVNAKVIREDTEHCKATLECSVELEGVTYEWIPPTKLPLEGVRSSKQHVSFSPLMETYICRVSNPVSSNNASLTYKHPCSWTA comes from the exons ATGGCGGCGTGTCTTACAGCGGcgttcctcttcctcctcttcatcgtGCAAG CAGCCCGGGAGCAGCGCATCCCGTCATCGGAGGCGGTTGGGGCCGTTGGTGGGGTGGCATATCTCAGTCCCAGGCTGCAAAAGCACATGCCCTACAACCAAATCCACTGGCGTTGCAACAACACTGTACGGATCGCCACCTGGAGTAAGGAGAGCAACAACACCAGCGAGGAACGCATGGCACTCTTCCCTAATGGAACACTAAAAATCAGCGATCTGCAGAAAAATGACAGCAACGTGTACCAGGTGTACCAGGAGGGCAGCAAGGGCCAGGAGGACATTGAAAACATCTTCCTGACGGTGTATG AGCTGGTCCCAAAGCCCACTGTGAATGCCAAAGTGATCAGGGAAGACACGGAGCACTGCAAAGCCACCCTGGAGTGCTCGGTGGAGCTCGAAGGGGTGACCTACGAGTGGATCCCACCCACCAAGCTCCCGCTGGAGGGTGTGCGTTCCTCTAAGCAACATGTGTCCTTCAGCCCCTTGATGGAAACCTACATCTGCAGAGTCAGCAACCCTGTTTCCTCCAACAACGCTTCGCTGACCTACAAGCACCCCTGCTCCTGGACAG CTTAA
- the LOC142048326 gene encoding CD48 antigen-like isoform X3, whose product MAACLTAAFLFLLFIVQAAREQRIPSSEAVGAVGGVAYLSPRLQKHMPYNQIHWRCNNTVRIATWSKESNNTSEERMALFPNGTLKISDLQKNDSNVYQVYQEGSKGQEDIENIFLTVYELVPKPTVNAKVIREDTEHCKATLECSVELEGVTYEWIPPTKLPLEGVRSSKQHVSFSPLMETYICRVSNPVSSNNASLTYKHPCSWTELSVCCWPWDTSSSSSL is encoded by the exons ATGGCGGCGTGTCTTACAGCGGcgttcctcttcctcctcttcatcgtGCAAG CAGCCCGGGAGCAGCGCATCCCGTCATCGGAGGCGGTTGGGGCCGTTGGTGGGGTGGCATATCTCAGTCCCAGGCTGCAAAAGCACATGCCCTACAACCAAATCCACTGGCGTTGCAACAACACTGTACGGATCGCCACCTGGAGTAAGGAGAGCAACAACACCAGCGAGGAACGCATGGCACTCTTCCCTAATGGAACACTAAAAATCAGCGATCTGCAGAAAAATGACAGCAACGTGTACCAGGTGTACCAGGAGGGCAGCAAGGGCCAGGAGGACATTGAAAACATCTTCCTGACGGTGTATG AGCTGGTCCCAAAGCCCACTGTGAATGCCAAAGTGATCAGGGAAGACACGGAGCACTGCAAAGCCACCCTGGAGTGCTCGGTGGAGCTCGAAGGGGTGACCTACGAGTGGATCCCACCCACCAAGCTCCCGCTGGAGGGTGTGCGTTCCTCTAAGCAACATGTGTCCTTCAGCCCCTTGATGGAAACCTACATCTGCAGAGTCAGCAACCCTGTTTCCTCCAACAACGCTTCGCTGACCTACAAGCACCCCTGCTCCTGGACAG AGCTGTCAGTGTGCTGCTGGCCCTGGgacacctcctcttcctcctcactctAG
- the LOC142048178 gene encoding LOW QUALITY PROTEIN: signaling lymphocytic activation molecule-like (The sequence of the model RefSeq protein was modified relative to this genomic sequence to represent the inferred CDS: inserted 3 bases in 3 codons) → MGMVLNRSKLKSRSPTWALSLRARIGFFLGEFFKTTHTPPRRSSHAAQSRGWCHRCQHPPARLRAPRASLPASALLSALLPGAGRGVREVVLGTLGRAMILRIPPELQDLAPRSGVAAWKRDTEDPQRKLVLLKHLDGNYTNQTEGGTRFHXLDFSLETWNTRXQDRQLCQSIVSKRPEEGAWQMQLEVWESVPDPSIRILXWAPANGSCTITITLSCVSEQGDNVSYSWGSWDTSTMGVCSSNSGLLHLSYPLQTQASPEPAMVSSQVAAFNSSECSEEQGGKSPVTDLALSTLLIQLSLCWGIFLGCFRQPQRSLLEKKPSGCCHLFRVAESFL, encoded by the exons ATGGGGATGGTGTTGAACAGGAGCAAATTGAAGTCCAGATCACCAACCTGGGCGCTCAGCCTGCGAGCGAGGATTGGGTTTTTCCTCGGCGAGTTTTTCAAGACCACCCATACTCCTCCTCGCCGTAGCTCCCATGCAGCCCAAAGCAGGG GCTGGTGCCACCGCTGCCAGCATCCTCCTGCCAGGCTCCGAGCCCCCCGcgcctccctgcctgcctcagcccttctctctgctctcctcccagGCGCAGGCCGCGGGGTGAGGGAGGTGGTGTTGGGCACCTTGGGGAGGGCGATGATATTGCGGATCCCCCCCGAGCTCCAGGACCTCGCCCCGCGCTCCGGGGTGGCCGCGTGGAAGCGGGACACGGAGGACCCGCAGAGGAAGCTCGTCCTGCTCAAGCACTTGGATGGCAACTACACCAACCAAACGGAGGGAGGGACTCGCTTCC AGTTGGACTTCTCCCTGGAGACCTGGAACACCC TGCAGgacaggcagctctgccagtcCATCGTCAGCAAGCGGCCAGAGGAGGGAGCCTGGCAGATGCAGCTGGAG GTCTGGGAG TCCGTGCCTGATCCCAGCATCCGGATCC GCTGGGCGCCGGCCAACGGCAGCTGCACCATCACCATCACCCTCAGCTGCGTGTCGGAGCAAGGGGACAACGTCTCctacagctggggcagctgggacACCAGCACCATGGGGGTCTGCTCCAGCAACAGCGGCCTCCTGCACCTCTCCTACCCCCTGCAGACCCAAGCATCGCCTGAGCCCGCGATGGTCAGCAGCCAGGTCGCTGCCTTCAACTCCTCTGAGTGCAGCGAGGAGCAAGGGGGTAAGTCCCCAGTTACTGACCTGGCTCTCTCCACCCTCCTGATCCAGCTCTCGCTTTGCTGGGGGATTTTTTTAGGCTGCTTTAGGCAGCCTCAGAGGagccttttggaaaaaaaaccaagtggCTGCTGTCACCTGTTCAGGGTGGCTGAGTCCTTCTTGTAA
- the LOC142048326 gene encoding CD48 antigen-like isoform X4 has protein sequence MAACLTAAFLFLLFIVQAREQRIPSSEAVGAVGGVAYLSPRLQKHMPYNQIHWRCNNTVRIATWSKESNNTSEERMALFPNGTLKISDLQKNDSNVYQVYQEGSKGQEDIENIFLTVYELVPKPTVNAKVIREDTEHCKATLECSVELEGVTYEWIPPTKLPLEGVRSSKQHVSFSPLMETYICRVSNPVSSNNASLTYKHPCSWTELSVCCWPWDTSSSSSL, from the exons ATGGCGGCGTGTCTTACAGCGGcgttcctcttcctcctcttcatcgtGCAAG CCCGGGAGCAGCGCATCCCGTCATCGGAGGCGGTTGGGGCCGTTGGTGGGGTGGCATATCTCAGTCCCAGGCTGCAAAAGCACATGCCCTACAACCAAATCCACTGGCGTTGCAACAACACTGTACGGATCGCCACCTGGAGTAAGGAGAGCAACAACACCAGCGAGGAACGCATGGCACTCTTCCCTAATGGAACACTAAAAATCAGCGATCTGCAGAAAAATGACAGCAACGTGTACCAGGTGTACCAGGAGGGCAGCAAGGGCCAGGAGGACATTGAAAACATCTTCCTGACGGTGTATG AGCTGGTCCCAAAGCCCACTGTGAATGCCAAAGTGATCAGGGAAGACACGGAGCACTGCAAAGCCACCCTGGAGTGCTCGGTGGAGCTCGAAGGGGTGACCTACGAGTGGATCCCACCCACCAAGCTCCCGCTGGAGGGTGTGCGTTCCTCTAAGCAACATGTGTCCTTCAGCCCCTTGATGGAAACCTACATCTGCAGAGTCAGCAACCCTGTTTCCTCCAACAACGCTTCGCTGACCTACAAGCACCCCTGCTCCTGGACAG AGCTGTCAGTGTGCTGCTGGCCCTGGgacacctcctcttcctcctcactctAG
- the LOC142048326 gene encoding CD48 antigen-like isoform X1 translates to MAACLTAAFLFLLFIVQAAREQRIPSSEAVGAVGGVAYLSPRLQKHMPYNQIHWRCNNTVRIATWSKESNNTSEERMALFPNGTLKISDLQKNDSNVYQVYQEGSKGQEDIENIFLTVYELVPKPTVNAKVIREDTEHCKATLECSVELEGVTYEWIPPTKLPLEGVRSSKQHVSFSPLMETYICRVSNPVSSNNASLTYKHPCSWTGESSVASSRRAVSVLLALGHLLFLLTLA, encoded by the exons ATGGCGGCGTGTCTTACAGCGGcgttcctcttcctcctcttcatcgtGCAAG CAGCCCGGGAGCAGCGCATCCCGTCATCGGAGGCGGTTGGGGCCGTTGGTGGGGTGGCATATCTCAGTCCCAGGCTGCAAAAGCACATGCCCTACAACCAAATCCACTGGCGTTGCAACAACACTGTACGGATCGCCACCTGGAGTAAGGAGAGCAACAACACCAGCGAGGAACGCATGGCACTCTTCCCTAATGGAACACTAAAAATCAGCGATCTGCAGAAAAATGACAGCAACGTGTACCAGGTGTACCAGGAGGGCAGCAAGGGCCAGGAGGACATTGAAAACATCTTCCTGACGGTGTATG AGCTGGTCCCAAAGCCCACTGTGAATGCCAAAGTGATCAGGGAAGACACGGAGCACTGCAAAGCCACCCTGGAGTGCTCGGTGGAGCTCGAAGGGGTGACCTACGAGTGGATCCCACCCACCAAGCTCCCGCTGGAGGGTGTGCGTTCCTCTAAGCAACATGTGTCCTTCAGCCCCTTGATGGAAACCTACATCTGCAGAGTCAGCAACCCTGTTTCCTCCAACAACGCTTCGCTGACCTACAAGCACCCCTGCTCCTGGACAG GTGAGTCCTCCGTTGCTTCATCCCGCAGAGCTGTCAGTGTGCTGCTGGCCCTGGgacacctcctcttcctcctcactctAGCTTAA